Proteins found in one Acidobacteriota bacterium genomic segment:
- the smc gene encoding chromosome segregation protein SMC — translation MEFKFRLKKLELAGFKSFCDRTTLIFPPGITVIVGPNGCGKSNLADAVLWALGEQSLRSLRARSGDDLIFAGSEEKKPVGMAEVSLHFSSEEDDESLIVTRRLYRSGECEYFLNRRPCRLKDIQDIILGTGMWTKGYLLFDQERVSFLLECRLEERRVFIEEAAGITKYKLRKHQAETKLASARENLVRLNDIILEVEKQRNSLKRQAAKARRYKEVRKRIRRIKALIISSRFEHLSTEKRRLKEKVDRLSEEELRLTTKISQKEAELEEAKTELLRREEEKEQRREGLYRFDIDLEKKKHLISQLKGELERIEGSIASLKKEISELSSRLEGKIEEKENLPLIEKKEQEELSECAKEIEGKEEHLSSLEEKIKEYSSLILEKKERLYRLREELKSKNELLEREEGELKRIDIPSLEEKKEVLSQRLASLLKEKEEKKGELFSLEERLSSLNKKREELTAVISELTLKREEGEKELSSLQDRLFPLKGRYHTISQLISEDEASFPSFGDNGFEVLGLFEDLIQVAPGYEKPVEAFLGELIKGMVVSTPEEALNGVSSIVSGNSHNLSFIIEKYPTPDEPITEAHPVLREEGVIAPLAQVVETSGVASNIVPRLFANAVLVDELEKAVPLSKRYPDLIFVSLSGERIGPPGVLKVDGDKREGILSLRREKGELEGKISALEKDLANLKEEIELYREKLRSLSREKEEVEGRIREETELRATIKEELIRIEGKVRELSSASGRIKEEIERKRREKEAREKVIKELSVELAKRKEEINSYEEELSQLSEEAEKLAEEREEVAKKLSQLKLREAVLSEKLSLRGKDVSRITEEIDFLKKQMGEAEQKVRLLEEEREKRLSALKEERNSLARLLEERRKREKALSEMSLLIEEKRKEVRSKEKDIGELRERKEQLSERLEEARIELKGVDSHLSHLFEECFEAFGVAPSELNQEGEKEIKDEEELKKELSELSGKLERMGGVNLAAEEEFERIDERYQFLLSQREDILQSISSLEEVIEKIDKASRERFHEAFTEISKNFSEVFSELFGGGRAELILTGDGDILEAGVDILAEPPGKRLKSISLLSGGEKTLSAIAFLFAIFRYHPSPFCILDEIDATLDDPNARRFSSALKRFSEKTQFIVITHNKLTMEVGEVIYGVTMREGGLSQIISIKLE, via the coding sequence ATGGAGTTCAAATTCCGTCTCAAGAAGCTCGAACTTGCCGGTTTTAAGTCGTTCTGCGACCGCACTACCCTTATCTTTCCTCCGGGTATTACCGTTATCGTTGGTCCCAATGGTTGTGGGAAGAGCAATTTAGCGGATGCAGTCCTCTGGGCGTTGGGGGAACAGAGCCTCCGCTCCTTAAGGGCAAGGAGCGGAGATGACCTCATATTCGCTGGCAGTGAGGAAAAGAAACCAGTAGGAATGGCAGAAGTAAGCCTCCATTTTTCCTCTGAGGAGGATGATGAAAGCCTTATAGTTACCAGAAGGCTTTATCGGTCTGGTGAGTGTGAGTATTTCCTCAATCGTCGTCCCTGTCGCTTAAAGGATATTCAGGACATTATTCTGGGCACGGGGATGTGGACCAAGGGGTATCTCCTTTTCGACCAAGAGCGGGTTAGTTTTCTCCTTGAATGTCGACTTGAGGAAAGGAGGGTATTCATAGAAGAAGCAGCTGGGATCACCAAATACAAGTTGAGAAAACACCAGGCAGAGACGAAGCTCGCCTCGGCGAGGGAAAATCTGGTTCGTTTAAACGACATCATCCTCGAGGTGGAGAAACAGCGGAACTCCCTTAAGCGCCAGGCAGCCAAGGCAAGGAGATATAAGGAGGTAAGGAAGCGGATCCGAAGGATAAAGGCGCTCATCATATCCTCTCGGTTTGAGCATCTTTCCACCGAGAAGAGGAGGCTTAAGGAGAAGGTCGATCGTCTTTCTGAAGAGGAGCTTAGGCTCACTACCAAGATATCCCAGAAAGAGGCAGAGCTTGAGGAAGCGAAGACGGAACTCTTAAGGAGGGAGGAGGAAAAAGAGCAGAGGAGAGAAGGCCTCTATCGGTTCGACATCGATCTTGAAAAGAAAAAACACCTCATTTCCCAGCTTAAGGGGGAGCTCGAGAGAATAGAGGGCTCTATCGCTTCCCTAAAGAAAGAGATTTCGGAACTTTCCTCCCGCCTCGAAGGAAAGATTGAGGAAAAGGAAAACCTTCCTCTAATCGAAAAAAAGGAGCAGGAGGAACTCAGCGAGTGTGCCAAGGAGATCGAGGGAAAGGAAGAGCATCTTTCCTCGCTCGAAGAGAAAATAAAGGAGTATTCCTCCCTCATCCTTGAAAAGAAGGAGAGGCTCTACCGCCTTCGGGAAGAGCTGAAAAGCAAAAATGAGCTTCTTGAACGAGAAGAAGGGGAGCTAAAGAGGATAGATATCCCCTCCCTTGAGGAGAAAAAGGAGGTCCTTTCCCAGAGACTCGCCTCCCTCCTTAAGGAAAAGGAGGAGAAGAAAGGAGAACTTTTCTCCCTTGAGGAACGGCTTTCCTCGCTCAATAAAAAGAGGGAGGAGCTTACTGCTGTAATTTCTGAGTTAACCCTGAAGAGGGAAGAGGGAGAAAAGGAGCTCTCCTCGCTTCAGGATAGACTCTTCCCCCTGAAGGGACGGTATCATACTATATCCCAGCTTATCAGCGAGGATGAAGCTTCTTTTCCTTCCTTTGGGGACAATGGCTTTGAGGTGTTGGGGTTGTTTGAGGATCTCATACAGGTTGCTCCCGGCTATGAAAAACCGGTTGAAGCGTTTCTCGGTGAGCTCATAAAGGGGATGGTGGTGAGCACCCCGGAGGAGGCGTTGAATGGTGTAAGCTCCATCGTATCGGGCAACTCCCACAATCTCTCTTTCATCATTGAGAAGTACCCCACTCCTGACGAACCCATCACAGAAGCCCACCCCGTATTGAGGGAGGAAGGGGTCATTGCTCCATTAGCCCAAGTCGTTGAAACCTCGGGTGTTGCTTCCAACATTGTCCCTCGCCTCTTCGCCAATGCGGTATTGGTGGATGAATTGGAAAAAGCAGTTCCCCTTTCCAAGCGTTATCCCGATCTTATCTTCGTGTCCTTGTCCGGGGAACGAATAGGTCCCCCAGGAGTGCTCAAGGTGGACGGAGATAAAAGGGAGGGTATTCTTTCCCTTCGAAGGGAGAAAGGAGAGTTAGAGGGGAAGATCAGTGCCTTAGAGAAGGATCTTGCGAACTTAAAGGAAGAGATAGAGCTCTACCGGGAAAAACTTCGCTCCCTTTCCAGAGAAAAGGAAGAGGTTGAAGGAAGAATAAGGGAAGAGACCGAACTTAGAGCCACTATCAAAGAGGAACTTATAAGGATTGAGGGAAAGGTGAGGGAGCTTTCCTCCGCTTCCGGGAGGATAAAAGAAGAGATTGAGAGGAAGAGGAGGGAGAAGGAGGCAAGGGAGAAAGTGATCAAGGAGCTCTCCGTTGAGCTTGCGAAAAGGAAAGAGGAGATAAACTCCTATGAGGAGGAACTATCCCAACTCTCTGAGGAAGCTGAGAAGTTAGCGGAGGAGAGAGAGGAGGTTGCAAAGAAGCTCTCTCAGCTTAAACTAAGGGAAGCGGTCCTTTCCGAGAAGCTCTCTCTTCGGGGGAAAGATGTTTCTCGGATAACTGAGGAGATCGATTTCCTTAAAAAGCAGATGGGAGAAGCTGAACAAAAGGTGAGGTTGCTGGAAGAGGAGCGGGAAAAGAGGCTTTCTGCTCTCAAGGAGGAAAGAAATAGCTTAGCCCGTCTTTTAGAGGAGAGAAGGAAAAGGGAGAAAGCGCTCTCAGAGATGAGCCTTCTTATCGAGGAAAAGAGAAAAGAGGTGAGAAGTAAGGAGAAGGATATCGGTGAATTAAGAGAGAGAAAGGAGCAACTCAGCGAGAGGTTGGAAGAAGCTCGTATAGAACTCAAGGGGGTGGATTCCCATCTTTCCCATTTATTTGAGGAGTGTTTCGAAGCGTTTGGGGTGGCACCGTCTGAGCTCAATCAGGAAGGTGAGAAGGAGATAAAGGACGAAGAGGAGCTGAAGAAGGAGCTCTCCGAGCTATCGGGAAAGCTTGAGAGAATGGGAGGGGTCAACCTTGCTGCAGAGGAGGAGTTCGAGAGGATCGATGAACGGTATCAATTCCTCCTTTCCCAGAGAGAGGATATCCTCCAGTCGATCTCTTCCCTCGAGGAGGTCATCGAGAAGATAGACAAAGCCTCTCGGGAGAGATTCCATGAGGCTTTTACAGAGATCAGCAAGAACTTCTCCGAGGTCTTTTCGGAGCTCTTCGGCGGTGGAAGGGCAGAGCTGATCCTCACCGGTGACGGGGACATCCTTGAGGCTGGAGTGGACATATTGGCAGAGCCTCCCGGCAAAAGGTTGAAAAGCATATCTCTCCTTTCAGGAGGGGAGAAGACCTTATCCGCTATTGCCTTCCTTTTCGCCATCTTCCGTTATCATCCCAGCCCGTTCTGCATTCTTGACGAGATCGATGCCACCCTGGACGACCCCAATGCGAGGAGGTTTTCCTCTGCCCTCAAGAGATTTTCCGAGAAGACCCAATTCATTGTGATCACCCATAACAAGCTTACAATGGAGGTAGGCGAGGTTATCTACGGGGTTACAATGAGGGAGGGAGGGCTTTCCCAGATAATATCGATCAAGTTGGAATAA
- a CDS encoding HU family DNA-binding protein, with protein MNKGDLAVKIAKDVGITKAAANRVIESFLSGITEALKKGEKVTLVGFGTFLTAQRKERMGRNPRTGAPIRIAGKRVPKFKPGAKLQEEVK; from the coding sequence ATGAATAAAGGGGATTTGGCTGTAAAGATTGCTAAAGATGTAGGTATCACAAAAGCCGCTGCTAACAGAGTTATCGAATCTTTTCTTTCCGGTATTACCGAAGCTTTAAAGAAAGGGGAGAAGGTCACCTTAGTGGGCTTTGGGACCTTTCTAACCGCACAGCGCAAGGAAAGGATGGGGAGAAACCCAAGAACAGGCGCGCCGATCAGAATTGCGGGAAAGAGGGTACCCAAGTTCAAGCCAGGTGCCAAGCTCCAAGAAGAGGTTAAGTAA
- a CDS encoding SagB/ThcOx family dehydrogenase — translation MKRNRVFNYLLLVSIVAIGFSLIATGVFSQPEKKVISLPKPALKGKVSIEETIARRRTIRRFTSEPLSLSQLSQLLFAAQGITEPTRGKRAAPSAGALYPLEVYIVVGKGGVSGLSAGIYHYLVKNHSLELKMKGDFRRKISASALYQRWVATAPVIFVIAADYSRTTKKYKDRGIRYVHIEVGHCGENIALQAVGLGLGAGFVGAFWDGKLASSLALGKNEVPLYIIPVGHPK, via the coding sequence ATGAAAAGAAATAGAGTATTCAATTATCTCCTCCTCGTTTCCATCGTGGCGATCGGTTTCAGCCTTATTGCCACGGGTGTCTTTTCTCAGCCCGAGAAGAAGGTTATCTCTCTCCCTAAACCGGCGCTCAAAGGGAAGGTGTCGATTGAGGAGACAATAGCAAGAAGGAGGACCATCAGGCGATTCACCTCTGAACCCCTTTCTCTTTCCCAGCTCTCCCAGCTTCTTTTTGCCGCTCAGGGAATAACCGAGCCCACAAGAGGAAAGAGAGCTGCTCCTTCTGCCGGCGCCCTCTATCCATTGGAGGTGTATATCGTAGTGGGAAAAGGCGGCGTCTCCGGTCTTTCTGCCGGTATCTACCATTATTTAGTGAAGAACCACAGCTTGGAGTTGAAGATGAAGGGTGATTTCCGGAGGAAGATCTCCGCTTCCGCCCTTTATCAACGCTGGGTTGCTACTGCACCGGTGATCTTTGTCATTGCTGCTGATTATTCCCGTACTACCAAGAAATATAAGGATAGGGGAATAAGGTATGTCCATATCGAGGTCGGGCATTGCGGAGAGAATATTGCTCTCCAAGCGGTTGGCTTAGGTCTCGGTGCAGGATTTGTAGGTGCTTTTTGGGATGGCAAGTTGGCCTCGAGCCTTGCTCTGGGAAAGAATGAGGTGCCCCTTTACATCATCCCGGTGGGACACCCGAAATAA
- a CDS encoding GAF domain-containing protein, which produces MERYRNLLYLLEKEIAISSSEEEALRIIVERTKKESETGLSTFWWCGFYIYLKERSEAVLAESNRPACSPLPVAPRTGGVVSDAVLTEKPIIVSDVSSYPGHIYCDTRAKSEIVIPIFNSRDELVGVFDADSDELGSFDTVDREWLIRILEPLRRFSFAPLISHLSATLEGKNEV; this is translated from the coding sequence ATGGAAAGATACAGGAACCTTCTCTATCTGCTCGAGAAGGAGATCGCCATCTCTTCTTCTGAAGAGGAGGCACTCAGAATTATTGTGGAACGGACGAAGAAAGAAAGCGAAACAGGGCTTTCTACATTCTGGTGGTGTGGTTTTTATATCTATCTCAAGGAGCGCTCTGAGGCGGTGCTTGCAGAATCGAACCGTCCTGCTTGTAGTCCCCTACCTGTTGCTCCCCGTACCGGAGGTGTGGTTAGCGATGCTGTACTCACCGAAAAGCCGATAATCGTCTCCGATGTCTCCTCATATCCTGGGCATATCTACTGCGATACCAGGGCGAAATCGGAGATCGTCATCCCTATATTCAACTCGAGGGACGAACTCGTTGGGGTGTTCGATGCCGATTCGGACGAGTTGGGGAGTTTCGACACCGTGGATCGAGAGTGGCTCATCCGCATCCTTGAGCCCTTAAGGAGATTCAGTTTCGCCCCCCTCATCTCCCATTTATCGGCAACCTTAGAAGGAAAAAATGAAGTATAG
- a CDS encoding prolyl oligopeptidase family serine peptidase — translation MRAKEQCGFYQSYEDKSYFLILSEKDERNPLPQRKELYIGVVKNGVPARLVIFPREPHGISEPNHRLFKMRAEFACFEHYLKGKERKLWEELK, via the coding sequence ATGCGGGCAAAAGAGCAATGTGGGTTTTACCAATCTTATGAGGACAAAAGCTATTTCCTGATCCTCTCGGAAAAAGACGAAAGAAACCCCCTTCCTCAGCGTAAGGAGCTATATATAGGGGTAGTGAAGAACGGTGTCCCTGCCCGGTTGGTGATCTTTCCGAGGGAGCCTCACGGGATTTCAGAGCCGAACCACCGCTTGTTCAAGATGAGAGCTGAATTTGCCTGCTTCGAACATTACCTCAAGGGAAAAGAGAGGAAACTGTGGGAGGAGTTAAAATAG